A genomic window from Gossypium hirsutum isolate 1008001.06 chromosome D10, Gossypium_hirsutum_v2.1, whole genome shotgun sequence includes:
- the LOC107944332 gene encoding autophagy-related protein 8C, which yields MAKSSFKLEHPLERRQAEAGRIREKYPDRIPVIVEKAERSDIPDIDKKKYLVPADLTVGQFVYVVRKRIKLSAEKAIFVFVKNTLPPTAALMSAIYEENRDEDGFLYMTYSGENTFGSPLLLA from the exons ATGGCGAAAAGTTCCTTCAAGCTTGAACATCCTTTGG AAAGGAGACAGGCTGAAGCTGGTCGAATCAGGGAAAAGTATCCCGACAGAATTCCC GTCATCGTCGAGAAAGCCGAACGAAGTGACATTCCCGATATTGATAAAAAGAA GTATCTCGTTCCTGCTGATTTGACTGTGGGGCAATTCGTTTATGTTGTTCGTAAAAGGATTAAGCTTAGTGCTGAGAAAGCTATATTTGTCTTTGTGAAGAACACTCTCCCACCTACTG CCGCCTTGATGTCCGCGATTTACGAGGAAAACAGGGATGAGGATGGCTTTCTTTACATGACTTACAGTGGAGAAAACACATTTGGTTCCCCTTTACTTTTAGCATGA
- the LOC107935348 gene encoding probable beta-1,3-galactosyltransferase 2 isoform X3: MKTIALEAFQGLNILLMDKAISDLEIKLMAARAERETVMKDTIISEDLKNVELTSRRKYLMVIGINTAFSSRKRRDSVRATWMPQGEKLKQLEEEKGIIIRFVIGHSSTSGGILDKAIEAEERMHGDFLRLQHVEGYLELSAKTKTYFSTAVSLWDAEFFVKVDDDVHVNLATLGMTLTEHRKKPRVYIGCMKSGPVLARKGVKYHEPEYWKFGVVGNKYFRHATGQLYAISKDLATYILINQDVLHKYANEDVSLGSWFIGLDVEHVDDRRLCCGTPPDCEWKAQAGNICVASFDWKCSGICRSVERIMEVHEQCGEDKNALWTTNFVQTTRSSNSGKIHMREQA, from the exons ATGAAGACAATAGCTCTAGAGGCATTTCAGGGTCTCAACATTCTATTGA TGGATAAGGCAATTTCAGATTTGGAGATTAAATTAATGGCTGCTAGGGCAGAACGTGAGACAGTTATGAAAGATACCATAATATCCGAGGACTTGAAGAATGTTGAATTGACTTCGAGAAGAAAATATCTCATGGTTATAGGAATTAATACGGCTTTTAGTAGTCGTAAGCGGAGAGATTCCGTTCGTGCAACTTGGATGCCTCAAG GTGAGAAGCTAAAACAATTGGAGGAAGAGAAAGGCATCATCATACGATTCGTTATAGGTCACAG TTCTACGTCAGGTGGCATTCTCGATAAAGCCATCGAAGCTGAGGAAAGGATGCATGGTGACTTTTTGAGATTG CAACACGTCGAGGGCTATTTGGAGTTGTCAGCCAAGACGAAAACATATTTTTCCACAGCAGTTTCCTTGTGGGATGCGGAATTTTTTGTCAAAGTCGATGATGATGTTCATGTAAATCTAG CAACACTCGGTATGACTTTAACTGAACATAGAAAGAAACCTCGAGTTTATATCGGTTGCATGAAGTCTGGCCCCGTTCTTGCTCGAAA GGGAGTGAAATACCATGAACCCGAGTACTGGAAATTCGGTGTGGTTGGAAACAAATATTTCCGACATGCTACAGGACAATTGTATGCTATATCAAAGGATTTGGCCACTTACATTTTGATAAATCA GGATGTACTGCATAAATATGCTAATGAAGATGTTTCATTGGGATCTTGGTTTATCGGTTTAGACGTGGAGCATGTCGATGATAGGAGACTCTGCTGTGGCACTCCACCAG aTTGTGAATGGAAAGCACAAGCCGGTAATATCTGTGTTGCTTCGTTTGACTGGAAGTGCAGTGGGATTTGTAGATCAGTGGAGAGGATCATGGAAGTTCACGAACAATGTGGCGAAGACAAAAATGCTTTATGGACCACGAATTTTGTGCAGACAACTAGAAGTTCTAACTCGGGAAAGATACACATGAGGGAGCAGGCATAG
- the LOC107935348 gene encoding probable beta-1,3-galactosyltransferase 1 isoform X2 has translation MYVKNRGEYASKHVLPKKLAILLCFASFFAGMFFTNRMWMVPDAKSIVKKTSRTGDEQHVDCDMKIVLKNEDNSSRGISGSQHSIETVDKAISDLEIKLMAARAERETVMKDTIISEDLKNVELTSRRKYLMVIGINTAFSSRKRRDSVRATWMPQGEKLKQLEEEKGIIIRFVIGHSSTSGGILDKAIEAEERMHGDFLRLQHVEGYLELSAKTKTYFSTAVSLWDAEFFVKVDDDVHVNLATLGMTLTEHRKKPRVYIGCMKSGPVLARKGVKYHEPEYWKFGVVGNKYFRHATGQLYAISKDLATYILINQDVLHKYANEDVSLGSWFIGLDVEHVDDRRLCCGTPPDCEWKAQAGNICVASFDWKCSGICRSVERIMEVHEQCGEDKNALWTTNFVQTTRSSNSGKIHMREQA, from the exons ATGTATGTGAAGAATAGAGGAGAGTATGCTTCAAAGCATGTTTTACCAAAGAAATTAGCTATTTTGCTTTGTTTTGCTAGCTTCTTTGCAGGAATGTTCTTCACCAACAG GATGTGGATGGTGCCTGATGCCAAAAGCATTGTAAAGAAGACATCTAGAACTGGGGATGAGCAACATGTGGACTGTGATATGAAAATT GTTCTAAAGAATGAAGACAATAGCTCTAGAGGCATTTCAGGGTCTCAACATTCTATTGA GACAGTGGATAAGGCAATTTCAGATTTGGAGATTAAATTAATGGCTGCTAGGGCAGAACGTGAGACAGTTATGAAAGATACCATAATATCCGAGGACTTGAAGAATGTTGAATTGACTTCGAGAAGAAAATATCTCATGGTTATAGGAATTAATACGGCTTTTAGTAGTCGTAAGCGGAGAGATTCCGTTCGTGCAACTTGGATGCCTCAAG GTGAGAAGCTAAAACAATTGGAGGAAGAGAAAGGCATCATCATACGATTCGTTATAGGTCACAG TTCTACGTCAGGTGGCATTCTCGATAAAGCCATCGAAGCTGAGGAAAGGATGCATGGTGACTTTTTGAGATTG CAACACGTCGAGGGCTATTTGGAGTTGTCAGCCAAGACGAAAACATATTTTTCCACAGCAGTTTCCTTGTGGGATGCGGAATTTTTTGTCAAAGTCGATGATGATGTTCATGTAAATCTAG CAACACTCGGTATGACTTTAACTGAACATAGAAAGAAACCTCGAGTTTATATCGGTTGCATGAAGTCTGGCCCCGTTCTTGCTCGAAA GGGAGTGAAATACCATGAACCCGAGTACTGGAAATTCGGTGTGGTTGGAAACAAATATTTCCGACATGCTACAGGACAATTGTATGCTATATCAAAGGATTTGGCCACTTACATTTTGATAAATCA GGATGTACTGCATAAATATGCTAATGAAGATGTTTCATTGGGATCTTGGTTTATCGGTTTAGACGTGGAGCATGTCGATGATAGGAGACTCTGCTGTGGCACTCCACCAG aTTGTGAATGGAAAGCACAAGCCGGTAATATCTGTGTTGCTTCGTTTGACTGGAAGTGCAGTGGGATTTGTAGATCAGTGGAGAGGATCATGGAAGTTCACGAACAATGTGGCGAAGACAAAAATGCTTTATGGACCACGAATTTTGTGCAGACAACTAGAAGTTCTAACTCGGGAAAGATACACATGAGGGAGCAGGCATAG
- the LOC107935348 gene encoding probable beta-1,3-galactosyltransferase 1 isoform X1: protein MYVKNRGEYASKHVLPKKLAILLCFASFFAGMFFTNRMWMVPDAKSIVKKTSRTGDEQHVDCDMKIKVLKNEDNSSRGISGSQHSIETVDKAISDLEIKLMAARAERETVMKDTIISEDLKNVELTSRRKYLMVIGINTAFSSRKRRDSVRATWMPQGEKLKQLEEEKGIIIRFVIGHSSTSGGILDKAIEAEERMHGDFLRLQHVEGYLELSAKTKTYFSTAVSLWDAEFFVKVDDDVHVNLATLGMTLTEHRKKPRVYIGCMKSGPVLARKGVKYHEPEYWKFGVVGNKYFRHATGQLYAISKDLATYILINQDVLHKYANEDVSLGSWFIGLDVEHVDDRRLCCGTPPDCEWKAQAGNICVASFDWKCSGICRSVERIMEVHEQCGEDKNALWTTNFVQTTRSSNSGKIHMREQA from the exons ATGTATGTGAAGAATAGAGGAGAGTATGCTTCAAAGCATGTTTTACCAAAGAAATTAGCTATTTTGCTTTGTTTTGCTAGCTTCTTTGCAGGAATGTTCTTCACCAACAG GATGTGGATGGTGCCTGATGCCAAAAGCATTGTAAAGAAGACATCTAGAACTGGGGATGAGCAACATGTGGACTGTGATATGAAAATT AAGGTTCTAAAGAATGAAGACAATAGCTCTAGAGGCATTTCAGGGTCTCAACATTCTATTGA GACAGTGGATAAGGCAATTTCAGATTTGGAGATTAAATTAATGGCTGCTAGGGCAGAACGTGAGACAGTTATGAAAGATACCATAATATCCGAGGACTTGAAGAATGTTGAATTGACTTCGAGAAGAAAATATCTCATGGTTATAGGAATTAATACGGCTTTTAGTAGTCGTAAGCGGAGAGATTCCGTTCGTGCAACTTGGATGCCTCAAG GTGAGAAGCTAAAACAATTGGAGGAAGAGAAAGGCATCATCATACGATTCGTTATAGGTCACAG TTCTACGTCAGGTGGCATTCTCGATAAAGCCATCGAAGCTGAGGAAAGGATGCATGGTGACTTTTTGAGATTG CAACACGTCGAGGGCTATTTGGAGTTGTCAGCCAAGACGAAAACATATTTTTCCACAGCAGTTTCCTTGTGGGATGCGGAATTTTTTGTCAAAGTCGATGATGATGTTCATGTAAATCTAG CAACACTCGGTATGACTTTAACTGAACATAGAAAGAAACCTCGAGTTTATATCGGTTGCATGAAGTCTGGCCCCGTTCTTGCTCGAAA GGGAGTGAAATACCATGAACCCGAGTACTGGAAATTCGGTGTGGTTGGAAACAAATATTTCCGACATGCTACAGGACAATTGTATGCTATATCAAAGGATTTGGCCACTTACATTTTGATAAATCA GGATGTACTGCATAAATATGCTAATGAAGATGTTTCATTGGGATCTTGGTTTATCGGTTTAGACGTGGAGCATGTCGATGATAGGAGACTCTGCTGTGGCACTCCACCAG aTTGTGAATGGAAAGCACAAGCCGGTAATATCTGTGTTGCTTCGTTTGACTGGAAGTGCAGTGGGATTTGTAGATCAGTGGAGAGGATCATGGAAGTTCACGAACAATGTGGCGAAGACAAAAATGCTTTATGGACCACGAATTTTGTGCAGACAACTAGAAGTTCTAACTCGGGAAAGATACACATGAGGGAGCAGGCATAG